GAGGCTTACGTAACGGGAGATTATAAACCGAGATTCAGTCCTTTCTTTGTTCCTAGACTTATTGTGAATATGGCTTCAGGCATGATTTCAATGAAGTATGGCTTAAAAGGAATCAATTACACCACCGTATCAGCTTGTGCCACATCCAATACGGCCTTTATGGACGCTTTTAATTACATTAGGCTCGGCAAAGCCAAAGTCTTCATCAGCGGCGGTTCAGAAGCCCCCATCACCCCGGCTTCAGTTGGCGGCTTTTCTGCCATGAAAGCCATGTCGAGCCGACATGATAGTCCACAGACTGCAAGCAGGCCCTTTGACCGCGATCGTGACGGTTTTGTCATGGGAGAAGGTGCCGGAGCACTCATCTTAGAAGAATATGAACATGCAAAGCAAAGAGGCGCAAAAATTTACGCAGAGCTTGTTGGGGCTTCAATGACCGCAGATGCTTACCATATGACCTCGCCCCATCCCGAAGGGATAGCGGCAGCCAAAGCCATGTCATTGGCGCTGGAAGAAGCAAAAATCGATATCAGCCAGCTCGACTATTTGAATCTCCATGCGACTTCCACACCAGTGGGTGATATCGCCGAACTTAAGGCCGTGCAACGGGCTTTTGGAAGCCCAAATAATCTATGGGTCAGTTCCACCAAATCGATGACAGGACATTTACTTGGGGCGGCTGGCGCTATCGAAGCAATCATTGCCATAAAATCCATCAACAATAATGTAATTCCTGCAACTATTAATATCGAAAATATCGATCCAGATATTCCCGAAGGAGTTCAGATTGTCATCAATCAACCGCATGAAAAAACAGTTCAGACCGCAATGAGCAATGCATTTGGCTTTGGAGCACACAATTCGAGTATCGTCTTCAAAAAGATTTAATTTTTTTGAAATAATTCTTGACAAAGTGTAAAAAACACACTATCTTTGTAGTATCATAATTTAGGTTTATAATTGGTTATTTAAGGTTTTCATTCTCCCCGTTTGAAAACCTTTTTTTTTGCCTATTTTTTTCATCAATTGCACGTATAGATCTGCTTTTTTGAATCGTTATTCCTGTTTGAAGGTCTTTAGGTTTATTTCCAGGAGTCGAATGGGTATAGAATTAGCATCACATCTGCATATTAACTTATAGCTAATCACAATTTTCAATCAATTTTTAGACAGTGATTCGTCACTCGTTATTCAGTTTCCACTGAGTCATCACTGAGTCATCACTGAACGAGCACTGAACAAACACTGAACGAGCACTGAACAAGCACTGTCTAAAACTATAATATAATTCCTACTTGATCCACAGTTGATTCGAAAAAAATTAAGACGAAAAAAGACAGGAACCCTTTGGTATTCCTACATATGTGTCCTAAATAAATTTTAGGATTCGATTTCTGTGGTACAAGCATAGCTTTTTTCATCATTTCGATATTGACCCCTATTTTTCAATCTGCGAAGATCTTTAGCTGTCCCTTTTTTCCTTTTATAGGCGGCCTGAAAAAGGGATCATCTATCCATTGCCAGATGTTTATTTTCACGAAGATATTCATTCTGATGAATGCGACCAGATTGGACAGGTTCCAGTCATATTTGGCCTTTTTTTGTAAGTATTTTAACAGTAATATGCCAATGAGTGAAGTCCAGATCTGGATCATCACTGCATTTTCAGAAGTCCCTATGAATGTCGATACTTTTAAGCGCTGCTTTAGATGCTTGAAGAAGACTTCGATATGCCAGCGTTGTTTATAGATGTTTGCCACCAAAGAAGCCTTCCACTTCGTATTATTGGTCAAAAAGTGGTACTCATTGCCAGTGGTGCTGTCCCAAAAGTGGACTAGGCGTAGCGGCTTGCCGTTGTATTTATTGCAGGCAGCACCGGATAGCTCAATGAGCTCATCCTTAAGGATCCCCTTTTCCATGAGTGCTTCACTCTGATAGGACTTGATAACCTTGTACTTCATATTAACTTTACTCCTGGTAACGAAGTAACACCCCCTGCTGTCCAAATCCCCAAGCCAGCTGTAATCCACGTAGCCACGGTCCACTACCACCACGCTTCCCTTGGAAAAACTGTAACTACCGGCTCGCTGGCTCTCATGTACTTTTCCATCGGTAATCTGCATAAAAACAGGTAGGCAGCCATCATAATCCAAGACAGTGTGCAGCTTTACGGCACCTTTGGTGCTGCGAAACTTTGCCCAGTCAAATACAGATAGACATAAGGGGATGATGCTTGCATCCATCAGATATACTTTACGCTTTAGCTGACCAAGATCTTTGCGAAAATGGGTGTCCTTTTGCCAAAGCCTATCCAAAACAGAATAGTAAAGATCTTTGAAAAGTTCATGGGTACGGTGTGTGTTGATATAGGATATATTAGACTTACTTGGAGCTCTTACTACACCTAAGTGGTTCAGATTACCAGTGGTACTGCGTAGACCGTTACTAATATCACGAACCGAATCTGCCGAGGAAAAATGACAGAAAAGCATACTGACTAGATGCGTCCAGCTGTTGATCCCTTTCTGATGTTTGTCACTTTTGTGCTTTGAAACCAAATCTTTGAATAATTCGCGGTCGATAAGAGATAAAATCTGACTAAAAACATTTAAATTTATCATGGCGGTGTGTTATAATTTTGCAATTTAAATATAGCAACTTTGCTATATCCAAACACCGCCACTTTTTAAACGTTTAGGACGCAAGTGGTATTCCTATGCTTGGTTTTGGAGTTGCCCCCGCTAAGTTATC
The DNA window shown above is from Sphingobacterium thalpophilum and carries:
- the fabF gene encoding beta-ketoacyl-ACP synthase II, whose protein sequence is MKRVVITGMGTINPLGENIDIFWDNILRGENHTTLISRFDASLFRTQIASEIKHFQPEKYLDRNEIKRSDLFTQYALYSAAQAVEDSELDLDTMDPFDIGVIWGVGQGGMETFENEVEAYVTGDYKPRFSPFFVPRLIVNMASGMISMKYGLKGINYTTVSACATSNTAFMDAFNYIRLGKAKVFISGGSEAPITPASVGGFSAMKAMSSRHDSPQTASRPFDRDRDGFVMGEGAGALILEEYEHAKQRGAKIYAELVGASMTADAYHMTSPHPEGIAAAKAMSLALEEAKIDISQLDYLNLHATSTPVGDIAELKAVQRAFGSPNNLWVSSTKSMTGHLLGAAGAIEAIIAIKSINNNVIPATINIENIDPDIPEGVQIVINQPHEKTVQTAMSNAFGFGAHNSSIVFKKI
- a CDS encoding IS4 family transposase — its product is MINLNVFSQILSLIDRELFKDLVSKHKSDKHQKGINSWTHLVSMLFCHFSSADSVRDISNGLRSTTGNLNHLGVVRAPSKSNISYINTHRTHELFKDLYYSVLDRLWQKDTHFRKDLGQLKRKVYLMDASIIPLCLSVFDWAKFRSTKGAVKLHTVLDYDGCLPVFMQITDGKVHESQRAGSYSFSKGSVVVVDRGYVDYSWLGDLDSRGCYFVTRSKVNMKYKVIKSYQSEALMEKGILKDELIELSGAACNKYNGKPLRLVHFWDSTTGNEYHFLTNNTKWKASLVANIYKQRWHIEVFFKHLKQRLKVSTFIGTSENAVMIQIWTSLIGILLLKYLQKKAKYDWNLSNLVAFIRMNIFVKINIWQWIDDPFFRPPIKGKKGQLKIFAD